In Synergistaceae bacterium, one DNA window encodes the following:
- the cysK gene encoding cysteine synthase A — protein MSRIYTSIDQLIGRTPLLELSHLEKRFELKAKILAKLEYFNPAGSVKDRIAKAMIDDAEAAGRLKPGSVIIEPTSGNTGIGLCSVAAARGYRVIIVMPETMSVERRKLMKAYGAELVLTEGSKGMSGAIAKASELADSTPNSFIAGQFVNPSNPKIHRETTGPEIWHDTDGHVDIFVAGVGTGGTLTGTGEYLKDRKPSIKVVAVEPAGSPVLSSGRSGSHKIQGIGAGFVPDVLNTKIYDEIITVADDDAISTGKLLGTAEGFLAGISSGAAVWASVELAKRPENEGKNIVAILPDTGERYLSTALFAE, from the coding sequence ATGTCGAGAATTTATACTTCCATCGACCAGCTTATCGGCCGTACACCTCTGCTTGAACTTTCGCACCTCGAGAAACGCTTTGAGCTCAAGGCTAAAATCTTGGCCAAGCTCGAATACTTCAACCCTGCCGGAAGCGTCAAGGACAGAATCGCCAAAGCAATGATTGACGACGCAGAAGCGGCAGGCCGCCTGAAGCCCGGCAGCGTAATCATCGAACCGACGAGCGGCAACACGGGAATAGGTCTGTGCTCGGTAGCTGCGGCACGGGGTTACAGGGTGATAATCGTGATGCCCGAGACAATGTCGGTCGAGCGCAGGAAGCTCATGAAGGCATACGGTGCTGAACTTGTGCTCACGGAAGGCAGCAAGGGAATGAGCGGGGCAATCGCTAAGGCCTCCGAGCTCGCGGACAGCACGCCCAACAGCTTCATAGCGGGGCAGTTCGTGAACCCGTCGAACCCGAAGATTCACCGTGAGACCACAGGGCCGGAAATCTGGCACGACACTGACGGGCACGTAGATATTTTCGTCGCAGGAGTCGGAACCGGCGGGACGCTCACGGGAACGGGCGAGTACCTGAAAGACCGCAAGCCCAGCATCAAGGTTGTTGCGGTTGAACCTGCGGGGTCTCCTGTTCTGTCGTCGGGGAGGTCAGGAAGCCACAAGATTCAGGGCATCGGCGCGGGGTTTGTGCCTGACGTTCTGAACACGAAGATTTACGACGAGATTATCACTGTCGCTGACGACGACGCAATCAGCACGGGAAAACTTCTCGGAACAGCAGAAGGCTTCCTCGCGGGAATATCGTCCGGCGCGGCTGTGTGGGCTTCCGTTGAGCTGGCGAAGAGGCCGGAGAACGAGGGGAAGAACATTGTAGCGATTCTTCCTGACACTGGCGAACGTTACCTGTCTACCGCACTGTTTGCCGAGTGA
- a CDS encoding C40 family peptidase — protein MRKITVLLMLMLCACGCAFAEEFMAVVTVPSAPLLAGNKTLDDEVLYGMTMNAVPSGDIVLLQMPYGVDPVAYENVRLISREKAEEWRASITHTVIAPFADVQAEPRTSSFPPLITLPRGALLGIGQVNSDDERYAEAILFGGVRGWIRRPLVREVRVWNTDGEEQTRRQLVNDAMLYLGTSYRWGGQTPEGVDCSGMTHMAYILNGLEIFRNSRPKTGFPIALKHVPGTSDDTHTLETLASVKPGDLIHWSGHVGMYLGEGKFIHANGRDFSTTIASLISGDEGYREDIARPSTINTFGTAFPDEPDKLTVREFYALPCELGNITGYRFYVRADGYAPNRAVLYPEGKDGPAIVISEDIDVWRFVYSGRDSDKAPAYFYSKPGEYTPAVELINDEGYRPSGKTITSGIVGMSEPLKVE, from the coding sequence ATGAGGAAGATTACTGTTCTGTTGATGTTGATGCTCTGCGCGTGCGGATGTGCTTTTGCTGAGGAGTTTATGGCCGTCGTAACCGTGCCGTCAGCTCCCCTGCTGGCCGGAAACAAAACGCTTGATGACGAGGTGCTCTACGGCATGACCATGAACGCCGTTCCCTCAGGAGACATCGTGCTTCTGCAGATGCCGTACGGTGTTGACCCCGTCGCTTACGAGAACGTTCGCCTAATCAGCAGGGAGAAAGCCGAAGAGTGGAGAGCCTCAATCACTCACACGGTTATAGCTCCGTTCGCGGATGTTCAGGCAGAACCGAGAACGTCATCATTCCCGCCCCTAATCACGTTGCCGCGCGGTGCATTGCTGGGGATAGGGCAGGTGAACTCCGACGATGAACGTTACGCAGAAGCAATACTCTTCGGAGGAGTCAGAGGCTGGATACGGAGGCCGCTTGTGCGTGAAGTAAGAGTGTGGAACACTGACGGCGAGGAGCAGACCCGCAGGCAGCTCGTGAATGACGCGATGCTGTATCTCGGGACAAGTTACCGCTGGGGAGGACAGACACCCGAAGGCGTAGACTGTTCGGGTATGACGCACATGGCTTACATCTTGAACGGCCTCGAGATTTTCCGCAACTCCCGTCCAAAAACCGGCTTCCCCATAGCGTTGAAGCACGTACCCGGCACGTCGGACGACACCCACACCCTCGAGACGCTCGCAAGCGTTAAGCCCGGAGACCTCATACACTGGAGCGGGCACGTCGGAATGTATCTCGGCGAGGGAAAATTCATTCACGCGAACGGACGGGACTTCAGCACGACGATAGCATCTCTGATTTCAGGTGATGAAGGTTACCGCGAGGACATCGCGCGTCCAAGCACAATCAACACCTTCGGTACAGCCTTCCCTGACGAGCCGGACAAACTCACTGTGAGGGAGTTCTACGCGCTGCCCTGCGAGCTGGGGAACATTACGGGTTACAGGTTCTACGTGCGGGCTGACGGTTACGCACCGAACAGAGCGGTACTCTACCCCGAAGGCAAGGACGGCCCGGCAATCGTTATCAGCGAGGACATTGACGTGTGGAGGTTCGTTTACTCGGGAAGGGACTCGGACAAAGCACCCGCGTACTTCTACAGCAAACCGGGAGAATACACTCCTGCCGTCGAACTCATCAACGACGAGGGCTACAGGCCATCAGGCAAAACCATAACGAGCGGAATTGTCGGGATGTCCGAGCCGCTTAAGGTTGAGTGA
- a CDS encoding circularly permuted type 2 ATP-grasp protein, whose amino-acid sequence MAIPEELYAYSGSVNELLARYGVKFGIYKNGVFNEQLFPFDIIPRIIEHTEFEYLERGLKQRVAALNAFIRDIYSDKKIISDGVIPEDFVYSGSGWLAQCDGVTPPKDIYAHISGIDLVQAQNGEWFILEDNLRIPSGASYPMVARELCRRSLPSVFAENRIEDNRNYAQLLRRTMDYVNTSGLSVILTPGRFNSAYFEHSYFAELTGARLVTCEDLTVEDEHLYFIDCTGRKEQVGAVYRRISDEYLDPVNFNRESLIGIPHIFDIYKKGRVALLNAPGNGAADDKGIYYFVPAMIRYYLGEEAILHNAPTYLPIYERDMSYILERFDSLVIKDVAEAGGYGIIFGDSLSAEKKAEFIELLKAEPRRFIAQEVIDFRDIDIYEDGKRVPRKADFRAFVLMSDEPVVWKSGLTRFSRNPDSFVVNSSQGGGFKDTWVMEE is encoded by the coding sequence ATGGCAATACCAGAGGAATTGTATGCATATTCCGGAAGCGTCAACGAACTTCTTGCGCGCTACGGCGTTAAGTTCGGGATTTACAAGAACGGCGTGTTCAATGAACAGTTATTCCCCTTCGACATCATCCCCAGAATAATAGAGCACACAGAATTTGAGTACCTTGAACGCGGACTTAAGCAAAGAGTTGCGGCACTGAATGCGTTTATCAGGGACATATATTCGGACAAAAAGATAATTTCTGACGGCGTAATACCTGAAGACTTCGTGTATTCAGGGAGCGGGTGGCTCGCGCAGTGCGACGGCGTAACTCCTCCGAAGGATATTTACGCGCACATCTCCGGCATCGACCTCGTGCAGGCACAGAACGGCGAGTGGTTCATCCTTGAGGACAACCTGCGGATTCCGTCGGGAGCATCTTACCCGATGGTTGCACGTGAATTATGCCGCAGGTCTCTGCCGTCAGTCTTCGCCGAGAACCGCATAGAGGACAACAGGAACTACGCACAGCTTCTGCGCCGTACAATGGACTACGTGAACACCAGCGGCCTCTCAGTGATTCTCACGCCCGGACGCTTCAACTCCGCTTACTTCGAGCACTCATACTTTGCCGAGCTCACAGGGGCACGGCTGGTTACGTGCGAGGATCTCACCGTCGAGGACGAGCACCTGTACTTCATCGACTGCACGGGCAGGAAGGAGCAGGTCGGAGCAGTCTACCGCCGAATCTCCGACGAGTACCTTGACCCAGTGAACTTCAACAGGGAGTCGTTGATAGGCATTCCTCACATCTTCGACATCTACAAGAAGGGACGTGTCGCCCTCCTCAACGCACCCGGAAACGGAGCGGCCGACGACAAGGGAATATATTACTTCGTGCCTGCGATGATACGCTACTATCTCGGCGAAGAAGCAATACTCCACAACGCACCGACTTACCTGCCTATCTACGAGCGGGACATGAGCTACATCCTTGAACGCTTCGACAGCCTCGTGATTAAGGACGTTGCAGAAGCAGGAGGCTACGGAATAATTTTCGGGGACAGCCTGAGCGCAGAGAAGAAGGCAGAGTTCATCGAGCTCCTCAAAGCAGAACCGAGAAGGTTTATCGCGCAGGAAGTGATAGACTTCAGGGACATAGACATTTATGAGGACGGCAAACGAGTCCCGAGAAAGGCGGATTTCCGTGCGTTCGTGCTGATGAGTGATGAACCTGTTGTGTGGAAGAGCGGCCTCACGAGGTTCTCGCGCAACCCTGATTCGTTCGTCGTGAACTCGTCGCAGGGCGGGGGCTTCAAAGATACTTGGGTTATGGAGGAGTGA
- a CDS encoding alpha-E domain-containing protein, which produces MSVLSRENSSRLFWLGRYSERVYTGLLDFMGKFDAMTGSPSAGDFARRFCFDSDNPDAIAFSLMRTYDNAIVLRDEIGTGTFSYIQMAVYELKNAERSHAPLLSLQKVIDNIAAFWGMADDRIEDEKVRGIIKLGKRIERVDLYARMNADKEDIRREVRRLSYRIAKAGLNYSTEGLARLNALAECEEIDRAGIVREVEALITV; this is translated from the coding sequence ATGTCAGTATTATCACGCGAGAACAGCTCACGGTTATTCTGGCTCGGCCGCTACAGCGAGAGGGTCTACACGGGACTGCTGGACTTCATGGGGAAATTTGACGCAATGACCGGCAGCCCGTCAGCAGGAGATTTTGCTAGGCGTTTCTGCTTCGACAGCGATAACCCAGACGCAATAGCCTTCAGCCTCATGCGCACGTACGACAACGCAATAGTTCTGCGGGACGAGATAGGCACGGGAACATTCAGCTACATTCAGATGGCGGTGTACGAGCTGAAGAACGCCGAGAGGTCTCATGCTCCGCTTCTGTCCCTGCAGAAGGTCATAGACAACATTGCGGCATTCTGGGGGATGGCGGACGACAGGATAGAGGACGAGAAGGTACGCGGCATCATCAAGCTCGGCAAGAGGATAGAACGCGTTGACCTCTACGCGCGGATGAACGCCGATAAGGAAGACATACGCCGTGAAGTGCGGAGGCTGTCATACAGAATCGCGAAGGCAGGGCTGAACTACAGCACGGAGGGGCTTGCGCGTCTTAATGCTCTGGCAGAGTGTGAGGAGATTGACCGCGCGGGAATAGTCAGAGAGGTTGAAGCATTAATAACCGTCTAG
- a CDS encoding transglutaminase family protein, with protein sequence MRRLRFSYHMELNFELPVNEHHFKLRCFPSSDERQKISYERIEIYPAHFSTEERDSFGNMCIFGTARQQHDRFSVDVEGTAEVDARGQVPAVPSRTGIFKYETALTRAGEAVREFHRSLDPMGWMTGYERAVYMMNELYEEFSYVQGVTGILTSAEEAFTLRRGVCQDYAQILLALCRLERIPCRYVAGMIPGEGATHAWIEVCDSGVWRPLDPTHNRECDDTYIKISAGRDAQDCAINQGVFYGGGRQTQTVKATVEVLP encoded by the coding sequence ATGCGCAGACTACGATTCAGCTATCACATGGAGCTGAACTTTGAACTACCAGTGAACGAGCACCACTTCAAGCTGAGGTGTTTTCCGTCGAGCGACGAGAGGCAGAAAATTTCCTATGAACGCATAGAGATTTACCCCGCGCACTTCAGCACGGAGGAGCGGGACTCGTTCGGGAACATGTGCATCTTCGGGACGGCAAGGCAGCAGCACGACAGATTCTCGGTTGACGTTGAAGGAACTGCGGAAGTCGATGCGCGCGGCCAAGTTCCTGCAGTCCCCAGCAGAACAGGAATCTTCAAGTACGAGACTGCTTTAACGCGAGCCGGTGAGGCCGTCAGGGAATTTCACCGAAGCCTTGACCCAATGGGCTGGATGACGGGTTATGAACGCGCAGTGTACATGATGAATGAGCTTTACGAAGAGTTCTCGTATGTTCAGGGAGTAACGGGAATACTCACGAGCGCGGAGGAGGCCTTCACGCTGAGGCGGGGTGTGTGCCAAGACTACGCGCAGATACTTCTTGCGCTGTGCAGGCTCGAACGCATACCGTGCCGCTACGTCGCAGGAATGATTCCCGGTGAAGGGGCGACTCACGCGTGGATTGAGGTCTGCGACTCTGGAGTCTGGAGGCCTCTTGACCCGACGCACAACCGCGAGTGCGATGACACGTACATAAAGATTTCTGCGGGGCGTGATGCGCAGGACTGCGCGATAAATCAGGGAGTGTTTTACGGAGGCGGAAGGCAGACCCAGACAGTGAAGGCAACAGTTGAGGTTCTGCCTTAG
- a CDS encoding O-antigen ligase family protein has protein sequence MKINKHFLMYTLMTIPFLPIGGFLEAMHIKGLVSLMKFFAAVFILYQYLFSHKHKFNMLDTVFFAYEAFLMLNTFMHGISLFETLKSGYIFSNMIIFMLYEIGFDNSKQFIRSQFTVFLLIILMNLATELAFPGGLYASSSPKVWLLGYYNTHSTLYVMAILMACLYAEMYRKQAGAVLTIAAIYAAALLVKSGGTLAFLSVTAVLLVFYRRTRLAVNYYMWWIVLIVFFMGIIVLHSSEIGRRVYAVSEYAFSKGGSLLGRMQAWVYSFAAFLRNPVFGYGFVHTEQYGWAMHAHNLVLEILHQGGLVQLMLFALMIFTAGHRLRRIKNVRLYCAISTAFAGWIIISLVEPFMTPFLMALFVVAFRAGAIEKVMQNNTQ, from the coding sequence GTGAAGATAAATAAGCACTTCCTGATGTACACTCTGATGACTATCCCGTTTCTGCCGATCGGCGGATTTCTTGAAGCAATGCACATCAAGGGGCTCGTCTCTCTCATGAAATTTTTTGCGGCTGTCTTCATTCTCTACCAGTACCTGTTCTCACACAAGCACAAGTTCAACATGCTCGACACAGTATTCTTCGCGTATGAAGCATTCCTGATGCTCAATACTTTCATGCACGGCATCTCCCTGTTCGAGACCCTGAAAAGCGGCTACATCTTCTCGAACATGATCATCTTCATGCTGTACGAGATAGGCTTTGACAACTCTAAACAGTTCATACGGTCGCAGTTTACCGTCTTCCTGCTGATTATCTTGATGAATCTGGCGACAGAGCTCGCTTTTCCCGGAGGCCTGTACGCATCATCATCCCCAAAGGTCTGGCTGTTAGGCTACTACAATACTCACTCTACCCTGTACGTCATGGCTATACTTATGGCTTGCCTGTACGCAGAAATGTACAGAAAACAGGCGGGGGCTGTCCTGACGATAGCCGCGATTTACGCTGCCGCACTGCTGGTGAAGTCCGGCGGAACTCTGGCGTTCTTGTCCGTAACTGCCGTCCTGCTGGTATTTTACAGGCGCACCAGACTCGCCGTTAATTATTACATGTGGTGGATTGTCCTGATAGTCTTCTTCATGGGAATTATCGTGCTCCACTCATCAGAAATAGGCCGGCGTGTATATGCTGTGTCCGAGTACGCTTTCAGCAAGGGAGGTTCTCTCTTGGGCAGAATGCAGGCTTGGGTGTATTCGTTTGCGGCATTCCTGCGGAATCCAGTGTTCGGCTACGGCTTCGTCCACACAGAGCAATACGGATGGGCTATGCACGCACATAATCTTGTGCTGGAAATCCTGCATCAGGGCGGACTCGTGCAGTTAATGCTCTTCGCGCTGATGATATTTACAGCAGGACACAGGCTGAGAAGGATCAAGAATGTCAGGCTCTACTGCGCAATCTCAACAGCTTTTGCCGGGTGGATCATTATCTCGCTTGTCGAACCGTTCATGACACCGTTCTTGATGGCATTGTTCGTGGTTGCCTTCAGAGCCGGAGCAATCGAGAAAGTTATGCAGAACAACACGCAGTAA
- a CDS encoding shikimate dehydrogenase, protein MQIDINSRLIALIGTPLSQSFAARMQNSAYQAAGFNMVYCYCEADSTHLKEIIDGIRYMPTFLGCAVTKPNKVNVMQYLDDLDPLCKKIGSSNTVVKTESGRLVGYNTDGYGALRDLKEHNAPIKDHVMFSFGAGGTGRSVCLELAEEGAKKIYISSRSEQCETLAAEINKFYPGVCFPIRAADEAGIAKALEETDVVLNLSGLGMRGKEEYTCVDKKFLRPSHVCFDATYNPAETRFLKEAREVGCAMVINGLGMSLYQGLRQIQLWTGGKAVPLDVMRQTLMDILAGK, encoded by the coding sequence ATGCAGATTGACATCAACAGCAGACTTATCGCACTCATCGGCACACCCCTGAGCCAGTCCTTCGCGGCACGTATGCAGAACTCGGCTTATCAGGCGGCAGGTTTCAACATGGTGTACTGTTACTGCGAGGCAGACAGCACCCACCTGAAGGAAATCATCGACGGCATCCGCTACATGCCGACATTCTTGGGCTGTGCAGTAACGAAGCCCAACAAGGTGAACGTCATGCAGTACCTCGATGACCTTGATCCTCTGTGCAAGAAGATCGGCAGCTCCAACACAGTCGTGAAGACCGAGAGCGGCAGACTCGTCGGCTACAACACTGACGGCTACGGCGCACTTCGCGACCTCAAGGAGCACAACGCACCCATCAAGGATCACGTAATGTTCTCGTTCGGAGCAGGCGGTACGGGCAGGAGCGTATGCCTTGAGCTTGCAGAGGAAGGCGCAAAGAAGATCTACATCTCCTCGCGTTCGGAGCAGTGCGAGACACTCGCGGCGGAAATCAACAAGTTCTATCCCGGCGTTTGCTTCCCCATCAGGGCAGCTGACGAAGCAGGAATCGCGAAGGCACTCGAGGAGACAGACGTTGTCCTGAACCTTTCGGGTCTGGGAATGCGCGGCAAAGAGGAATATACCTGCGTCGACAAGAAGTTCCTCAGACCGTCGCACGTCTGCTTTGACGCAACGTACAACCCTGCCGAGACCAGATTTCTCAAGGAAGCACGCGAGGTCGGCTGCGCAATGGTCATCAACGGGCTCGGAATGTCGCTGTATCAGGGACTGCGCCAGATTCAGCTCTGGACGGGCGGCAAGGCTGTTCCGCTGGATGTAATGCGCCAGACACTGATGGACATTCTTGCGGGCAAGTAG
- a CDS encoding sugar phosphate isomerase/epimerase: MSRKFSLAYLTIPGTNPMDQIKIAKEAGYDYVSLRTIPMHLPGEPEFLPQKDPKLFADIQAALKEYDMPLMDIELARIRKDLDIAEYEPAFETAAKLGATDVLGSVWTRDRAWYTDTAGKVADMAKKYGLMFNIEFLPWAGVRNLQEDITLVDDIGRDNVFVMVDTLHAGRAGVTGSELARTPRKYFRFIHLCDGPAPENAECKDTVLENIRDDLMLYTAREARYYPGEGDVRIADMVRAMPNIPLSIELPNLKEIQARGVAGHAARCLEVAKKYFAENSIY, encoded by the coding sequence ATGTCGCGTAAATTTTCGTTAGCGTACCTCACGATCCCGGGCACCAACCCGATGGATCAGATTAAGATCGCGAAGGAAGCAGGCTATGATTATGTCAGCCTCCGCACAATCCCGATGCACCTTCCCGGCGAGCCTGAGTTCCTTCCGCAGAAAGACCCCAAGCTCTTCGCCGACATTCAGGCAGCACTGAAGGAGTACGACATGCCGCTGATGGACATCGAGCTTGCACGTATCCGCAAGGACCTCGACATCGCAGAGTACGAGCCCGCGTTCGAGACAGCCGCGAAGCTCGGAGCAACTGACGTTCTCGGGAGCGTCTGGACTAGAGACCGCGCGTGGTACACCGACACCGCAGGGAAAGTCGCAGACATGGCCAAGAAGTACGGGCTGATGTTCAACATCGAGTTCCTTCCTTGGGCGGGAGTCAGAAACCTTCAGGAAGATATTACCCTCGTTGATGACATCGGACGCGACAACGTGTTCGTGATGGTCGACACGCTTCATGCAGGACGCGCAGGCGTAACCGGCTCAGAGCTCGCCAGAACTCCGCGCAAGTACTTCAGGTTCATCCACCTCTGCGACGGACCTGCTCCTGAGAACGCAGAGTGCAAGGACACCGTCCTCGAGAACATCAGGGATGACCTTATGCTCTACACAGCCCGCGAGGCAAGGTACTATCCCGGCGAAGGCGACGTGAGAATCGCTGACATGGTCAGGGCAATGCCCAACATCCCGCTGTCAATCGAGCTCCCGAACCTCAAGGAGATTCAGGCGCGCGGAGTTGCAGGACACGCGGCACGCTGCCTTGAAGTCGCGAAGAAGTACTTTGCGGAGAACAGCATCTACTAG